The Streptomyces sp. NBC_00691 genome has a segment encoding these proteins:
- a CDS encoding TROVE domain-containing protein, with protein sequence MLVAPHVSAAARTMPQPPRVHLAPAPYPFPTYEGGPAFVREPRDELFLLAVGNLVAQRTFYESGTERDERYVRLVGRLAVDDPAWTAGLLRWLRGEGNMRTASLVGAAAYVRARLDAGASDGPSNRSVIDAVLQRADEPGELLAHWTSAYGRNVPQPVKRGIADAVRRLYSSRSLLKYDTASHAFRFGDVLNLVHASPDPEKPWQGALFRYALDRRHHPETALPPASDTLLTAHRTLMELPLEERRALVTGPDGSERLSAAGMTWEALAGWLHGPLDAAVWEAVIPEMGPMALLRNLRNLDAAKISAEAAARVAARIADADEVARSRQFPLRYLAARRHAPKRRWAAALETALGHSLSNVPALPGRTLVLVDRSDSMFWDTLSERSKLTRADAAAVFGSALALRAEAADLVEFGWSTKEVPFTHGEAVLDVRERFHRLGGTHTTKALRDRYRDHDRVVIVTDEQAAPHHPGGPAEPVPPEIPVYTWNLAGYHPAHAPVGPHRHTFGGLTDAAFRMIPLIESGRQAHWPWTDDATSGTTTAD encoded by the coding sequence ATGCTCGTGGCCCCGCACGTCTCGGCGGCCGCCCGCACGATGCCTCAGCCGCCGCGGGTCCACCTCGCGCCCGCCCCGTACCCGTTCCCCACGTACGAGGGCGGACCGGCCTTCGTCCGGGAACCCCGTGACGAGCTCTTCCTGCTGGCCGTCGGCAACCTCGTCGCGCAGCGGACCTTCTACGAGAGCGGCACGGAGCGCGACGAACGGTACGTCCGGCTCGTCGGCCGGCTCGCCGTCGACGACCCCGCGTGGACGGCCGGCCTGCTGCGCTGGCTGCGCGGCGAGGGCAACATGCGTACGGCATCCCTGGTCGGCGCCGCCGCGTACGTACGGGCCCGGCTCGACGCGGGTGCGTCCGACGGCCCGTCCAACCGCTCCGTGATCGACGCGGTGCTCCAGCGGGCCGACGAGCCCGGCGAGTTGCTCGCCCACTGGACCTCGGCGTACGGGCGGAACGTGCCGCAGCCCGTGAAGAGGGGCATCGCCGACGCCGTACGCAGGCTGTACTCGTCGCGGTCGCTGCTGAAGTACGACACCGCGTCCCACGCGTTCCGCTTCGGAGACGTGCTCAACCTGGTGCACGCTTCGCCCGACCCGGAGAAGCCGTGGCAGGGTGCGCTCTTCCGGTACGCCCTGGACCGCCGGCACCACCCGGAGACGGCGCTGCCCCCGGCCTCCGACACCCTCCTGACGGCACACCGGACCCTCATGGAACTGCCCTTGGAGGAGCGGCGGGCCCTGGTGACCGGGCCGGACGGCAGCGAGCGCCTGTCCGCGGCCGGCATGACGTGGGAGGCCCTGGCGGGCTGGCTCCACGGGCCGCTGGACGCCGCGGTGTGGGAGGCGGTGATCCCCGAGATGGGCCCGATGGCCCTGCTGCGGAACCTGCGGAACCTCGACGCCGCGAAGATCTCGGCCGAGGCCGCGGCCCGGGTCGCCGCCCGGATCGCGGACGCCGACGAGGTCGCCAGGTCGCGGCAGTTCCCCCTGCGCTACCTGGCCGCGCGCAGACACGCGCCGAAGCGGCGCTGGGCGGCGGCGCTGGAGACGGCACTCGGCCACTCGCTGTCCAACGTGCCGGCGCTGCCCGGCCGGACCCTGGTCCTCGTGGACCGGTCGGACTCCATGTTCTGGGACACGCTCTCGGAACGATCCAAGCTGACCCGCGCGGACGCGGCGGCCGTCTTCGGCAGCGCGCTGGCCCTGCGGGCCGAAGCGGCGGACCTGGTGGAGTTCGGCTGGTCCACCAAGGAGGTCCCGTTCACACACGGCGAAGCGGTGCTGGACGTACGGGAACGCTTCCACCGCCTCGGCGGCACCCACACCACGAAGGCCCTGCGGGACCGTTACCGGGACCACGACCGCGTGGTGATCGTCACCGACGAACAGGCCGCCCCCCATCACCCCGGAGGACCGGCCGAACCGGTCCCGCCGGAGATCCCCGTCTACACCTGGAACCTGGCGGGCTACCACCCCGCCCACGCCCCCGTGGGCCCCCACCGCCACACCTTCGGCGGCCTGACGGACGCCGCCTTCCGCATGATCCCCCTCATCGAATCGGGCCGACAGGCGCACTGGCCCTGGACGGACGACGCCACATCGGGCACCACCACAGCCGACTGA
- a CDS encoding MerR family transcriptional regulator, which produces MEQNLQSTGRLRPVDLAREHGLSTQAIRNYEEAGALPPAARTPSGYRGYTALHAGALRAFLALLPGHGHRTATAIMRAVNEGAAEEAFRLIDESHALLLDDRRTLRAVENALRELEPTAGPTANGPAAASKSVDMFIGPLAEALGVRPATLRAWERAGLVRPRRDPVTGYRVYDEADVRDVRLVHQLRRGGHLLEQIAPLIAQVRAAGGLGPLEAALGDWHGRLSARGRALLAGAAALEVYLRERERD; this is translated from the coding sequence ATGGAACAGAACCTTCAAAGCACCGGTCGGCTCAGGCCGGTCGACCTGGCGCGCGAGCACGGTCTGTCCACCCAGGCGATCCGGAACTACGAGGAGGCCGGCGCCCTGCCTCCCGCCGCCCGCACCCCCTCCGGATACCGCGGCTACACCGCGCTGCACGCGGGTGCGCTCCGTGCCTTCCTCGCCCTGCTGCCCGGCCACGGCCATCGGACGGCGACGGCGATCATGCGGGCGGTGAACGAAGGCGCGGCGGAGGAGGCGTTCCGTCTCATCGACGAGAGCCACGCCCTGCTCCTCGACGACCGCCGGACCCTGCGGGCCGTGGAGAACGCCCTCCGCGAGCTGGAACCGACCGCCGGACCCACCGCGAACGGCCCCGCCGCGGCATCGAAGTCCGTCGACATGTTCATCGGCCCCCTCGCGGAGGCGCTCGGCGTCCGGCCCGCGACGCTGCGCGCCTGGGAGCGCGCCGGGCTGGTGCGCCCGCGCCGCGATCCGGTGACCGGCTACCGCGTGTACGACGAGGCCGACGTACGGGACGTCCGCCTCGTCCACCAACTCCGGCGCGGTGGTCATCTGCTGGAGCAGATCGCCCCGCTGATCGCCCAGGTACGGGCGGCCGGGGGGCTCGGACCGCTGGAGGCCGCACTCGGCGACTGGCACGGCCGGTTGTCCGCGCGCGGCCGGGCGCTGCTGGCCGGGGCGGCGGCGCTGGAGGTGTACCTGCGCGAGCGGGAGCGCGACTGA
- a CDS encoding ABC transporter substrate-binding protein — MLGAAALTTLTACGAAPEGEAAAKGDGAKAATAASAKDFGGMDALVKAAKEEGALHVIALPPDWANYGELIKTFETTYGIKIESENPDAASADEIAAVKSRKGQKRAPDVLDLGIAFARSGAEEGLFAPYKVEAWDKIPAAQKDEAGRWYNDYGGYVSIGCDAKRIPNCPKTFADLLKPEYKGKVALNGNPTKSGSAFGGVYAAALADKGSFADIQPGIDFFGTLKKSGNFIPVESTPATVEKGETPISIDWDYLNAGYADQFKDKGVDWQVAVPTDGVYAQFYSQAVNKDAPHPAAARLWMEFLYSAEGQNLWLKGYARPVLLPAMTADGTADKTFVAKLPAVTGTPAFPASAELDKAKATLAEKWDKAVS, encoded by the coding sequence CTGCTCGGCGCCGCCGCCCTGACCACTCTCACCGCCTGTGGCGCCGCACCCGAGGGTGAGGCCGCGGCCAAGGGCGACGGTGCCAAGGCGGCAACCGCGGCGTCGGCCAAGGACTTCGGCGGCATGGACGCCCTCGTCAAGGCGGCCAAGGAGGAAGGCGCCCTCCACGTCATCGCGCTCCCGCCGGACTGGGCCAACTACGGTGAACTGATCAAGACCTTCGAGACCACGTACGGCATCAAGATCGAGAGCGAGAACCCGGACGCCGCGAGCGCCGACGAGATCGCCGCCGTCAAGTCCCGCAAGGGCCAGAAGCGCGCCCCCGACGTCCTCGACCTCGGCATCGCCTTCGCCCGCAGCGGCGCCGAGGAAGGCCTCTTCGCCCCCTACAAGGTCGAGGCCTGGGACAAGATCCCCGCCGCCCAGAAGGACGAGGCCGGCCGCTGGTACAACGACTACGGCGGCTACGTCTCCATCGGCTGCGACGCCAAGCGCATCCCGAACTGCCCGAAGACCTTCGCCGACCTGCTCAAGCCCGAGTACAAGGGCAAGGTCGCCCTCAACGGCAACCCGACCAAGTCCGGCTCCGCCTTCGGCGGCGTGTACGCGGCGGCCCTCGCCGACAAGGGTTCCTTCGCCGACATCCAGCCCGGCATCGACTTCTTCGGCACGCTCAAGAAGAGCGGCAACTTCATCCCCGTCGAGTCCACTCCGGCCACGGTAGAGAAGGGCGAGACGCCCATCAGCATCGACTGGGACTACCTGAACGCCGGCTACGCCGACCAGTTCAAGGACAAGGGCGTCGACTGGCAGGTCGCCGTCCCCACCGACGGCGTCTACGCCCAGTTCTACTCGCAGGCCGTCAACAAGGACGCCCCGCACCCCGCGGCCGCCCGCCTGTGGATGGAGTTCCTCTACAGCGCCGAGGGCCAGAACCTCTGGCTCAAGGGCTACGCCCGCCCCGTGCTGCTCCCGGCCATGACCGCCGACGGCACCGCCGACAAGACCTTCGTCGCCAAGCTGCCCGCCGTCACCGGCACCCCCGCCTTCCCGGCCTCCGCCGAGCTCGACAAGGCCAAGGCCACCCTCGCCGAGAAGTGGGACAAGGCCGTCTCCTGA
- a CDS encoding HAD family hydrolase — translation MTELAAVLFDMDGTLVDTEVLWWEATAEIAARIGHRLTDVDAPEVVGRAVEDTAAHLVRVTGTPDADGVATALTAAFQERVDRGAPMRPGADRLLAELAMEGVPFALVSASPRSVVDSVIGGALAHVPFAFTLSADDTVRTKPHPDPYRAAARRFGVPDAACVAVEDSPDGAASADAAGCTVLVVPSMLPVPARPGRIFAESLEEVSVAALRGYVAAGGAGGDGPPVGDG, via the coding sequence GTGACCGAACTCGCCGCCGTCCTCTTCGACATGGACGGGACCCTGGTCGACACCGAGGTCCTCTGGTGGGAGGCCACCGCGGAGATCGCCGCACGGATCGGCCACCGGCTGACGGACGTGGACGCTCCCGAGGTCGTCGGCCGTGCCGTCGAGGACACCGCCGCCCACCTCGTACGCGTGACAGGGACCCCGGACGCGGACGGAGTGGCGACGGCACTCACCGCCGCCTTCCAGGAACGTGTCGACCGGGGCGCGCCGATGCGCCCCGGCGCGGACCGGCTCCTCGCCGAACTCGCCATGGAGGGCGTGCCGTTCGCCCTGGTCAGCGCGTCGCCGCGATCGGTGGTGGACTCGGTGATCGGGGGTGCCCTCGCGCATGTCCCCTTCGCCTTCACCCTCTCGGCCGACGACACCGTACGGACGAAGCCGCACCCCGACCCGTACCGTGCGGCCGCCCGCCGGTTCGGCGTGCCGGACGCGGCGTGCGTCGCCGTCGAGGACTCCCCGGACGGCGCGGCCTCCGCCGACGCGGCGGGCTGCACGGTCCTCGTCGTCCCGTCCATGCTGCCCGTGCCCGCGCGACCGGGCCGGATCTTCGCGGAGAGCCTGGAGGAGGTGTCGGTCGCGGCGCTCCGCGGCTACGTGGCGGCCGGCGGCGCGGGCGGTGACGGCCCGCCGGTGGGGGACGGGTGA
- a CDS encoding ABC transporter ATP-binding protein, with protein sequence MLLGYIRPHRWTLFGGAVLSLVTGATGLALPLVAKYLIDALSDDRPITGALLLMSALVVANAGIGALGGYVLRRTAESVVLGARRTLTSYLLRLRIAAVDRSEPGDLMARVTSDTTLLREVTTDSLVGLGTGGLTLVATLVMMGLVDPVLLAVTLGVVLGAGTVIGVIVPRISRASRRAQDAVGAMGASLERILGALRTVKASGAEHREEQVVHAAAEESWRQSVRAAKWSALAGNTAGLSMQIAFITVLAVGGARVATDAIDVGTLVAFLLYVFYLMSPIQQVVGAVTQYQAGAAALARIREALRLPAEPPAPPAPLPAPGAEPAALAFEDVRFRYADDLPYIHHGVTFSVPPRGMTAFVGPSGAGKTTVFSLIERFYDPGAGRITFDGRDLDAWEIPRLRSAIGYVEQDAPVLSGTLRDNLLLGNPEAAEEDLLRVLGTTRLDGLVERLPKGLETLVGHRGTKLSGGERQRVAIARALLRRPRLLLLDEATSQLDAVNEAALRDTVADVSRTTTVMVVAHRLSTVTMADRIVVMDAGRVRAVGTHRELVAADPLYAELAATQFLATTEG encoded by the coding sequence ATGCTGCTCGGCTACATCCGGCCGCACCGCTGGACGCTGTTCGGCGGGGCCGTGCTGTCGCTGGTCACCGGAGCCACCGGGCTCGCGCTGCCGCTGGTGGCCAAGTACCTCATCGACGCGCTCTCCGACGACCGTCCGATCACCGGCGCCCTGCTGCTGATGTCGGCGCTGGTCGTCGCCAACGCGGGGATCGGAGCCCTCGGCGGGTACGTCCTGCGGCGCACCGCCGAGTCGGTCGTCCTCGGCGCGCGGCGCACGCTCACCTCGTATCTGCTGAGGCTGCGCATCGCCGCCGTGGACCGCAGCGAGCCCGGCGACCTGATGGCCCGCGTCACCTCCGACACGACCCTGCTGCGCGAGGTCACCACCGACTCGCTGGTGGGACTCGGCACGGGCGGGCTCACCCTCGTCGCGACCCTGGTGATGATGGGCCTGGTCGACCCGGTCCTGCTGGCCGTCACGCTCGGCGTGGTGCTGGGCGCGGGAACCGTGATCGGCGTCATCGTGCCCCGTATCAGCAGGGCCAGCCGCAGGGCGCAGGACGCCGTCGGGGCGATGGGCGCGTCACTGGAACGCATCCTCGGCGCCCTGCGCACCGTCAAGGCGTCCGGGGCCGAGCACCGCGAGGAGCAGGTCGTGCACGCGGCGGCCGAGGAGTCCTGGCGGCAGAGCGTACGGGCCGCCAAGTGGTCGGCGCTGGCCGGGAACACGGCCGGCCTGTCCATGCAGATCGCCTTCATCACCGTGCTCGCGGTCGGCGGCGCACGGGTCGCGACGGACGCGATCGACGTCGGCACCCTCGTCGCGTTCCTGCTGTACGTCTTCTATCTGATGTCGCCGATCCAGCAGGTCGTCGGCGCCGTCACCCAGTACCAGGCCGGGGCCGCCGCTCTCGCCCGGATCCGTGAGGCGCTGCGGCTGCCCGCCGAGCCTCCGGCGCCGCCCGCGCCGCTGCCCGCGCCGGGAGCCGAGCCCGCCGCCCTGGCATTCGAGGACGTCCGGTTCCGGTACGCGGACGATCTGCCGTACATCCACCACGGCGTGACCTTCTCCGTACCGCCGCGCGGGATGACGGCCTTCGTCGGCCCGTCCGGGGCGGGCAAGACGACGGTGTTCTCGCTGATCGAGCGGTTCTACGATCCGGGCGCCGGACGAATCACGTTCGACGGCCGCGATCTGGACGCGTGGGAGATTCCGCGGCTGCGTTCCGCGATCGGTTACGTCGAGCAGGACGCGCCGGTGCTCTCCGGCACCCTCCGCGACAACCTGCTGCTCGGGAACCCCGAAGCCGCGGAGGAGGACCTGCTGCGGGTGCTGGGCACCACCCGGCTGGACGGTCTGGTCGAGCGGCTCCCCAAGGGCCTGGAGACCCTCGTGGGCCACCGCGGCACCAAGCTCTCCGGCGGTGAGCGCCAGCGCGTCGCGATCGCCCGCGCGCTGCTGCGCCGCCCGCGTCTGCTCCTCCTCGACGAGGCCACGAGCCAGCTCGACGCCGTCAACGAGGCCGCCCTGCGCGACACCGTGGCCGACGTCTCCCGTACGACGACCGTGATGGTGGTCGCCCACCGGCTGTCCACGGTCACCATGGCGGACCGCATCGTGGTCATGGACGCGGGCCGGGTCCGCGCGGTCGGCACCCACCGCGAACTCGTCGCCGCCGACCCGCTGTACGCCGAGCTCGCGGCCACCCAGTTCCTGGCCACGACCGAAGGCTGA
- a CDS encoding ABC transporter ATP-binding protein translates to MSSSTATAERTEPVAGGGARVEFRGLRRAFGSTTALDGLDLTVEPGELLALLGPSGCGKTTALRVLAGFERPDAGEVLVDGADITQVPANRRDAGMVFQSYSLFPNLTAADNVSFGLRVRKVKPAERRARAAELLDLVGLPQLGDRYPHQMSGGQQQRVALARALALRPRVLLLDEPLSALDAKVRLSLREEIRRLQLSLGITTVFVTHDQEEALSMADRVAVLNAGRLEQCAAPAELYRRPATPFVAEFVGTMNRLPGALTDSGEVEVAGTRLPVDGEAPQLREVDVLVRPENVTVTEAADGEATVVSTSFLGSVTRVHLDHAGTRVKADLASREATGLTPGARVTLGLARHPALVVPRAER, encoded by the coding sequence ATGTCCTCGTCCACAGCAACAGCGGAGCGGACCGAGCCGGTCGCGGGCGGCGGGGCGCGCGTCGAGTTCCGGGGCCTGCGCCGCGCCTTCGGCAGCACCACCGCCCTCGACGGACTCGACCTGACCGTCGAACCCGGCGAACTCCTCGCCCTGCTCGGCCCCTCGGGCTGCGGCAAGACCACCGCCCTGCGCGTCCTCGCCGGCTTCGAGCGGCCCGACGCGGGCGAAGTCCTCGTCGACGGGGCCGACATCACCCAGGTTCCGGCCAACCGACGCGACGCGGGCATGGTGTTCCAGTCGTACAGCCTCTTCCCCAACCTCACGGCCGCCGACAACGTCTCCTTCGGTCTGCGCGTACGGAAGGTCAAGCCGGCCGAACGGCGAGCCCGCGCCGCCGAACTCCTCGACCTCGTCGGCCTGCCGCAGCTCGGCGACCGCTACCCGCACCAGATGTCGGGCGGCCAGCAGCAGCGCGTGGCGCTCGCCAGGGCACTCGCCCTGCGGCCCCGCGTCCTGCTCCTCGACGAGCCGCTCTCCGCGCTCGACGCCAAGGTCCGGCTGAGCCTGCGGGAGGAGATCCGCCGCCTCCAGCTCTCCCTCGGCATCACCACGGTCTTCGTCACCCACGACCAGGAGGAGGCGCTGTCCATGGCGGACCGCGTCGCCGTCCTCAACGCCGGTCGGCTGGAGCAGTGCGCCGCCCCGGCCGAGCTCTACCGCCGTCCGGCGACCCCCTTCGTCGCCGAGTTCGTCGGCACCATGAACCGGCTCCCCGGAGCCCTGACCGACTCCGGCGAGGTCGAGGTGGCGGGCACCCGCCTGCCCGTCGACGGCGAGGCCCCGCAGCTCCGCGAGGTCGACGTCCTGGTCCGCCCCGAGAACGTCACCGTGACCGAGGCCGCCGACGGGGAGGCGACCGTCGTCTCCACCTCCTTCCTGGGCTCCGTCACCCGCGTCCACCTCGATCACGCCGGTACGCGCGTCAAGGCGGACCTCGCCTCCCGGGAGGCGACCGGACTCACCCCCGGCGCGCGCGTCACCCTGGGCCTCGCCCGGCACCCCGCGCTCGTCGTGCCGAGGGCTGAGCGGTGA
- a CDS encoding ABC transporter permease — MAAMTPTASETAPKPGPDDADTAPPAARARTRPRPRVWRGVVLGLGGAYFLVPLIASFVFTVHTPGQGISFDAYTALLAADGFTESLLLSLGLAAATIVLALLLAVPALVAVRLGAPRLRPVVEMMCMLPLVVPPIALVTGISTVLRWGPDHLSRTPLYQTFLAVQNESFPFVLVLAYTVMALPFVYRSLDAGLRAVDVPTLVEAARNCGASWPYVMFRVILPNLRSSLAGAAFLTLALVLGEFTIASLLGFRPFAVWIVSISGAHARMSVAVSLLSLVITWGLLLALSRAGTAPTSTPGAPRSARKARSPRTPYRTSPKES; from the coding sequence ATGGCTGCGATGACCCCCACCGCCTCGGAGACCGCACCGAAGCCCGGCCCGGACGACGCCGACACGGCCCCGCCGGCCGCCCGCGCGCGGACCCGTCCCCGGCCCCGCGTCTGGCGCGGAGTCGTCCTCGGCCTCGGCGGCGCCTACTTCCTCGTTCCGCTGATCGCCTCGTTCGTCTTCACCGTGCACACGCCCGGCCAGGGCATCTCCTTCGATGCGTACACCGCGCTGCTCGCCGCCGACGGCTTCACCGAGAGCCTGCTGCTCTCCCTCGGCCTGGCGGCCGCGACGATCGTCCTCGCCCTGCTGCTCGCCGTGCCCGCCCTGGTGGCCGTACGGCTCGGGGCACCCCGGCTCCGGCCGGTCGTCGAGATGATGTGCATGCTGCCGCTCGTGGTGCCGCCCATCGCCCTCGTCACCGGCATCAGCACCGTGCTGCGCTGGGGCCCCGACCACCTCTCGCGGACCCCGCTCTACCAGACGTTCCTCGCCGTCCAGAACGAGAGCTTCCCGTTCGTCCTGGTCCTCGCGTACACCGTCATGGCCCTGCCGTTCGTGTACCGGTCCCTCGACGCCGGACTGCGCGCCGTCGACGTCCCCACGCTCGTCGAGGCCGCGCGCAACTGCGGGGCGAGCTGGCCGTACGTGATGTTCCGCGTCATCCTGCCCAACCTGCGCTCCTCGCTCGCGGGCGCGGCCTTCCTCACCCTGGCCCTGGTCCTCGGCGAGTTCACCATCGCCTCGCTGCTCGGCTTCCGGCCCTTCGCGGTGTGGATCGTGTCCATCTCCGGGGCACACGCCCGGATGTCGGTGGCCGTGTCGCTGCTCAGCCTCGTCATCACCTGGGGTCTGCTGCTCGCCCTCTCCCGGGCCGGGACGGCGCCGACCAGCACTCCCGGCGCTCCGCGCTCCGCCCGCAAGGCCCGCAGTCCCCGTACGCCGTACCGCACTTCGCCCAAGGAGTCCTGA
- a CDS encoding ABC transporter permease: protein MSSASSTPTEETAGGHRRRRRGPRTWLAALPLIAFTGLCFGLPLGALLYGAVTRTDPGTGATTLTGEHLGRSLQGPYLGSLVGSVQLSALTALIATVLGVLIAQAVVTSRSQALRNAVLTASGVLANFGGVPLAFAFIATLGISGVVTQLADLGGLGWNLYSFTGLAVVYLYFLIPLMVLVILPALDGLRPQWREAAQNAGASGLRYWRHVGIPVLAPSLLGGFVLLFGSAFAAHATAAALVGGSVPLVTLKIADALSGNVLVGQENVALALGLDMILIAGLVMAVYLPLQRRSARWLR from the coding sequence ATGTCCTCCGCCTCCTCCACCCCCACCGAGGAGACCGCCGGCGGCCACCGCCGCCGGCGGCGCGGCCCGCGCACCTGGCTCGCCGCCCTCCCCCTCATCGCCTTCACCGGGCTCTGCTTCGGTCTGCCGCTCGGCGCCCTCCTGTACGGCGCCGTGACCCGCACCGACCCGGGCACCGGCGCCACCACCCTGACCGGCGAGCACCTCGGCCGCTCGCTCCAGGGCCCCTACCTGGGCTCCCTCGTCGGCAGCGTCCAGCTCTCCGCCCTCACCGCGCTCATCGCCACGGTCCTCGGCGTCCTCATCGCCCAGGCCGTCGTCACCTCCCGCTCCCAGGCGCTGCGCAACGCCGTGCTGACCGCCTCCGGGGTCCTCGCCAACTTCGGCGGCGTGCCCCTCGCGTTCGCGTTCATCGCGACCCTCGGCATCTCCGGCGTCGTCACCCAGCTCGCCGACCTGGGCGGCCTCGGCTGGAACCTGTACTCCTTCACCGGACTCGCCGTGGTCTACCTGTACTTCCTCATCCCGCTCATGGTCCTGGTGATCCTCCCCGCGCTCGACGGACTGCGCCCCCAGTGGCGCGAGGCCGCGCAGAACGCGGGCGCGAGCGGCCTGCGGTACTGGCGCCACGTCGGCATCCCCGTCCTCGCACCGTCCCTGCTCGGCGGGTTCGTGCTCCTCTTCGGCAGCGCCTTCGCCGCGCACGCCACCGCGGCGGCGCTCGTCGGCGGCTCCGTGCCCCTGGTCACCCTCAAGATCGCGGACGCCCTCTCCGGGAACGTCCTCGTCGGCCAGGAGAACGTCGCCCTCGCCCTCGGCCTCGACATGATCCTCATCGCCGGACTCGTCATGGCCGTCTACCTCCCCCTCCAGCGCAGGAGCGCCCGATGGCTGCGATGA
- a CDS encoding erythromycin esterase family protein encodes MATDIKDVIHTVDAAAVMGLLRGRPRLLALGEPTHDDGVLLDVRNELFRQLVEQEGYRTITVESDCLRGLLVDDYVTTGTGTLDEVMERGFSHGWGAYDGNRALVRWMRAFNDGRPEADLLRFAGFDGPLEITGAESPREALTALHGFLSTRLDTDLIDATCAMETLDRLLGPDDRWTHPAVMTDPGQSVGQSADATELRLLADDLVALLDAHGPHLMATSSRDDWDRARLYGRTATGLLRYHYWLADTSPDRITRLVSLRDRMMADNLLAVAGVDADAVGSAGAADRAPVLVHAHNGHLQRSRSSMRMGGRPVEWWSAGAIVSTRLGQEYAFFATALGTLRHQGVDTPPQNTVEGLLYAGPEECAVVDARGLAATLGDALPTAPRVSPWFGYAPLDPAQLTGIEGVVFVKDA; translated from the coding sequence ATGGCTACCGACATCAAGGACGTCATCCACACCGTCGACGCCGCCGCTGTCATGGGGCTGCTCCGGGGCAGGCCACGGCTGCTCGCCCTGGGGGAGCCCACGCACGACGACGGCGTGCTGCTCGACGTACGCAACGAACTCTTCCGGCAGCTCGTCGAGCAGGAGGGCTACCGGACGATCACCGTCGAGAGCGACTGCCTGCGGGGTCTGCTCGTGGACGACTACGTCACCACGGGCACCGGCACCCTCGACGAGGTCATGGAGCGGGGATTCAGCCACGGCTGGGGCGCGTACGACGGCAACCGCGCGCTCGTGCGCTGGATGCGCGCCTTCAACGACGGCCGCCCGGAGGCGGACCTGCTCCGCTTCGCGGGCTTCGACGGCCCTCTGGAGATCACCGGGGCCGAGAGTCCCCGGGAAGCCCTCACCGCGCTCCACGGCTTCCTCTCCACCCGCCTGGACACGGACCTGATCGATGCCACCTGCGCCATGGAGACGCTCGACCGCCTGCTCGGCCCCGACGACCGCTGGACGCATCCCGCCGTGATGACGGACCCCGGTCAGTCCGTGGGTCAGTCGGCCGATGCCACGGAACTCCGCCTGCTCGCCGACGACCTGGTGGCGCTGCTCGACGCGCACGGGCCACACCTGATGGCGACGAGCTCGCGGGACGACTGGGACCGGGCACGCCTGTACGGCCGTACGGCCACCGGCCTCCTCCGCTACCACTACTGGCTGGCCGACACCTCGCCGGACCGCATCACGCGGCTGGTGAGCCTGCGGGACCGGATGATGGCCGACAACCTCCTGGCAGTCGCCGGTGTCGACGCCGACGCCGTCGGTTCCGCGGGCGCGGCCGACCGGGCCCCGGTGCTCGTCCACGCCCACAACGGCCATCTCCAGCGGAGCAGGAGCTCGATGCGGATGGGCGGCAGGCCGGTCGAGTGGTGGAGCGCGGGCGCGATCGTGAGCACCCGACTGGGCCAGGAGTACGCCTTCTTCGCGACGGCCCTGGGCACGCTCCGGCATCAGGGCGTGGACACCCCGCCACAGAACACCGTCGAAGGACTCCTGTACGCGGGCCCGGAGGAGTGCGCGGTCGTCGACGCCCGCGGCCTGGCCGCCACCCTGGGCGACGCCCTGCCCACCGCGCCGCGAGTGTCCCCCTGGTTCGGCTACGCGCCGCTCGACCCGGCGCAGCTGACCGGCATCGAAGGCGTCGTGTTCGTGAAGGACGCCTAG